Proteins encoded in a region of the Perca fluviatilis chromosome 6, GENO_Pfluv_1.0, whole genome shotgun sequence genome:
- the LOC120560561 gene encoding nucleolysin TIA-1-like, with protein sequence MMEDDQPRTLYVGNLSRDVTEPLILQVFTQIGPCKSCKMIVDTAGNDPYCFVEFYDHRHAAASLAAMNGRKIMGKEVKVNWATTPTSQKKDTSNHFHVFVGDLSPEITTEDVKAAFGPFGRISDARVVKDMATGKSKGYGFVSFFNKWDAENAIQQMGGQWLGGRQIRTNWATRKPPAPKTTYESNSKHLSFDEVVNQSSPSNCTVYCGGVSTGLTEQLMRQTFSPFGQIMEIRVFPDKGYSFVRFNSHESAAHAIVSVNGTSIEGHIVKCYWGKETPDMMNPMQQMPIPQQSKMSFPAAAQPYGQWGQWYGNGPQISQYVPNGWQVPTYGVYGQAWNQQGFNHLPASAGWTGMSAISNGGVMEPTQGLNGSMLANQPGMGAAGYPTH encoded by the exons CTT GTATGTGGGGAATCTGTCCAGGGATGTCACCGAGCCCCTCATTCTGCAGGTCTTCACACAAATAGGACCCTGCAAGAGCTGTAAAATGATAGTTGAT ACGGCTGGAAATGATCCGTACTGCTTTGTGGAGTTCTATGACCACAGGCATGCTGCTGCCTCATTGGCAGCCATGAATGGAAGGAAAATAATGGGTAAG GAGGTCAAAGTCAACTGGGCCACGACGCCAACCAGCCAGAAAAAAGACACAAGTA ATCACTTTCACGTCTTCGTTGGAGACCTCAGCCCAGAAATAACTACAGAAGACGTCAAAGCTGCCTTCGGTCCATTTGGCAGGATATC AGATGCTCGTGTTGTGAAAGATATGGCTACAGGGAAATCTAAAGGCTATGGCTTTGTCTCTTTCTTCAACAAATGG GATGCAGAGAACGCCATTCAGCAGATGGGCGGTCAGTGGTTAGGAGGCAGACAGATTCGAACCAACTGGGCAACAAGAAAGCCCCCCGCCCCAAAGACCACCTATGAAA GTAACTCCAAGCACCTATCCTTTGACGAAGTAGTGAATCAGTCCAGTCCCAGTAACTGCACTGTGTATTGTGGCGGAGTCAGCACAGGACTGACAG AGCAACTGATGAGAcagactttctctccctttgGACAAATCATGGAAATCAGAGTTTTCCCCGACAAAGGCTATTCATTTGTGAG GTTTAACTCCCATGAGTCAGCAGCCCATGCCATTGTGTCAGTGAATGGCACCTCAATAGAGGGCCACATAGTCAAATGCTACTGGGGAAAAGAGACCCCGGACATGATGAACCCGATGCAGCAGATGCCTATACCCCAG CAGAGCAAGATGAGCTTCCCTGCGGCAGCCCAGCCCTATGGCCAGTGGGGCCAGTGGTACGGCAACGGGCCCCAGATCAGCCAGTACGTCCCGAATGGGTGGCAGGTCCCCACCTACGGCGTCTACGGCCAGGCCTGGAACCAGCAGGGCTTCAA TCACTTACCGGCCAGTGCTGGGTGGACTGGCATGAGCGCCATCAGTAACGGTGGGGTTATGGAGCCTACACAGGGATTGAATGGGAGTATGCTAGCCAACCAGCCCGGTATGGGAGCCGCAGGATACCCCACACACTGA